GTCGCAGGTTCAAATCCTGCCCCGCAATTTGGTCCGGTAGTTCAGTTGGTTAGAATGCCTGCCTGTCACGCAGGAGGTCGCGGGTTCGAGTCCCGTCCGGACCGCCATTTATATTTAAAGTTTGGCTCGGTAGCTCAGTCGGTAGAGCAAAGGACTGAAAATCCTTGTGTCGGCGGTTCGATTCCGTCCCGAGCCACCTTTTATCTTGAAATTTATTGTTTAATTAATATATGAGCCGATGTAGCTCAATTGGTAGAGCAACTGAATCGTAATCAGTAGGTTGGGGGTTCAATTCCTCTCGTCGGCACCTTAAGCTGACTTAAGAAAAATTTTATATGTGGAGGGGTAGCGAAGTGGCTAAACGCGGCGGACTGTAAATCCGCTCCCTCCGGGTTCGGCGGTTCGAATCCGTCCCCCTCCACCATTTTATAGGGGTATAGTTTAAAGGTAGAACGAAGGTCTCCAAAACCTTTGGTGTGGGTTCAATTCCTACTACCCCTGCCAATTTTTTATAATAATTATGGCGATTGTGGCGAAGTGGTTAACGCACCTGATTGTGGTTCAGGCATTCGTGGGTTCGATTCCCATCAGTCGCCCCATTTTCTATTGAGAATTTCAAAAAAATATTGTATCATTGGGCTATAGCCAAGCGGTAAGGCATCGCACTTTGACTGCGACATGCGTTGGTTCAAATCCAGCTAGCCCAGCCTATTTGCGGAAGTAGTTCAGTGGTAGAACATCACCTTGCCAAGGTGGGGGTCGCGGGTTCGAATCCCGTCTTCCGCTCCAACTCTTATGGCGGCATGGCCAAGTGGTAAGGCAAAGGTCTGCAAAACCTTTATTCACCGGTTCGAATCCGGTTGCCGCCTCCATAAATTTTTATATTAATGAAATTAATTGCTATTTATAATTTGCCGGGGTGGCGGAACTGGCAGACGCACAGGACTTAAAATCCTGCGGTAGGTGACTACCGTACCGGTTCGATTCCGGTTCTCGGCACTGCTTTACAAATTAATTTTATTACGCCGGTGTGGCGGAATTGGCAGACGCGCACGACTCAAAATCGTGTTGGGTAACCAGTGTCGGTTCGACCCCGACCACCGGTATCGATTAAGGCCGGAAAAAGCCTTTAGTAAAAAGAGATCTCACATTATGTGAGGTCTCTTTTTTGTCGTACCCCGAACACTCCTCTCATATTTCTATCATATATATTAAAATGTTTCTCTTATTCTGATTTCTTCTAGTAAAAATTACTGAGTATTTATGTTAAAGCGGGAAGGGAAGCTGTGGAATCAAGTTGGTAAGATTTAATGGTTGGCGGCCTGTCCTATTTAAAAGATAAAAGGAACTGCCTACTTAGATGGATCTGATTTTAATAATCCTTGCTACCATAGCATTCAAACTTTGTTGCAAGATGTGGCAAGAATACAAATTCTTAAATCATTATAACCCTTTTCCAATTTTAACAATCATTTACTCACTAAGGAAACATAAAGATTCTAACTTGATTGATAGATTGCCTTTTTACTTAACATAGTAAGTTATATATAGAAGATTGATATGTGAATAGAAAAAAGTACTAAAGCTTGATGGCAGAATTGCTCATTCTGGCTATCATTTTTATTAAATAAATAACAAGGATATCGTAAGTGGAATCAAGTAAAGATAGCACCCAAAAAGTAAACAAAACTGATGTTAATTATGGGTTTTTAATGTTTCTTTATGTGATATACATTTCATTTTAAGGAGTATGTATTAAAAAATACTTTTTGATGCCTTACAATTATACATTTGACCATCAGCTTTCTTTAATAACTCAAACAAATCCATACTATCATTTGGATAGATAGCTGAACCGATGGATGCCTTAACAGGTATTTTTACTTGATCTGAGAGGTTTTCCAGTTTCTTTTCCAGTCTATTTAGGACAGTTTCTAAGCCTGCCTCTCCATTATAGTGTCCAATGACCAGAAATTCGTCACCGCCCCAACGAGCAACAATGTCACTCTTTCTAGTAGATTCAACAAGTAATTCACTGATCTTAATTAGAACCATGTCACCCTTATGATGACCATATGTGTCATTGATTGTTTTAAAGCTATCACAATCAACTACTAATATAAATAATTTGCTATTAGCTCTCTCTGCAAAAGAAAAAATCTTATCATATGTATTCATTACAAATCTGCGATTGTAAATACCTGTAAGTTCATCTTTCTCAGAATAAAATCTTACTTTATCATACTGTTTACCTGCCCAATATCCAAAAAAGACTAAGAATGGGTACGAGTAGAGATCAAGCGGCTCGACTGAGTTATCACGAAAATAATAGTAAAAGATATAAACGGAGTGTAATAAAAATAAGCCTAAACTTCCTACGATTCTGCCAGAATATTTCATGTTGATCCACCCTTGTTATAATCTTATAGACATACTCATTATTATATCATGTTGGTGAGAAGGGTAAATAACATAAGTAAAAAATTGTAAAAAGAATGGTGTTGGGTTATAGGTAACCTTCATGGACGGTGGAAAGTAGAGGAAGGGAAGGGAAGGTTATTCCCTTCCCTGGTTGCAATGCAAAGATTCACTTACACATTAAATCTATACCCTGCACCCCAAATGGTTTCAATATATTGTGGAGTGGAGGGGTTTTTTTCAATTTTTTTACGAATTTTTTGAATGTGGACAGACACTGTGGCCGTATCTCCAAAGTGTTCTTCTTTCCAAATGGTGGTGAAAAGATGATCTTTACTAAACACGATATTGGGATGAGATATGAGAAAGACGAGTAATTCATATTCTTTGGCGGTAAATGATACTTCTTTTCCATTTACAAAAACTTGATGTGAAGCAGTGTTGACTTCAAGTCCTTTGTGCGAAATAATTTCAATTGTAGTATTTTTCCCCATTAATCGCTCGTACCGATTAATATGAGATTTTACCCTTGCAACAAGCTCAGACGGACTAAAGGGCTTCGTTAAATAATCATCAGCACCGTACCCTAAGCCTCTAATTTTATCAATATCATCTGTTTTTGCAGAAACAATGATGACAGGGATTTCACTTTTGCCTCGGACAGCCTTTAAGATTTCGAATCCATCTTTATTTGGCAACATTAAATCGACAATAATGATATCATATGTTCCAGAGGTTGCATGCTGCAGCCCAATCAAACCATCAGCAATAATGGTGACATGATAGCCATTCAATTGAAGATAATCCCGCTCTAATTCTGCAATGTTTGCATCATCTTCAATAATCAAAATATGCTTCATTCGTTTTTTTCACCTTCCCTTGAAAAAATGGGCAGGATAATTGTAAAACAACTTCCCTCGCCTACGATACTGTTAACGGTAATATCGCCGCCATGTGCTTTGACCAGCTCCTTTGAAATGGATAGACCCAGTCCCGTACTCATCAGATTTTTGGTTCGTTCTTTTTCGATACGATAAAACCGGTTGAAAATATAGGGCAGTTTGTCACTTGG
The Neobacillus sp. PS3-40 genome window above contains:
- a CDS encoding GGDEF domain-containing protein — encoded protein: MKYSGRIVGSLGLFLLHSVYIFYYYFRDNSVEPLDLYSYPFLVFFGYWAGKQYDKVRFYSEKDELTGIYNRRFVMNTYDKIFSFAERANSKLFILVVDCDSFKTINDTYGHHKGDMVLIKISELLVESTRKSDIVARWGGDEFLVIGHYNGEAGLETVLNRLEKKLENLSDQVKIPVKASIGSAIYPNDSMDLFELLKKADGQMYNCKASKSIF
- a CDS encoding response regulator transcription factor is translated as MKHILIIEDDANIAELERDYLQLNGYHVTIIADGLIGLQHATSGTYDIIIVDLMLPNKDGFEILKAVRGKSEIPVIIVSAKTDDIDKIRGLGYGADDYLTKPFSPSELVARVKSHINRYERLMGKNTTIEIISHKGLEVNTASHQVFVNGKEVSFTAKEYELLVFLISHPNIVFSKDHLFTTIWKEEHFGDTATVSVHIQKIRKKIEKNPSTPQYIETIWGAGYRFNV